In Mixophyes fleayi isolate aMixFle1 chromosome 4, aMixFle1.hap1, whole genome shotgun sequence, the following proteins share a genomic window:
- the LOC142150364 gene encoding uncharacterized protein LOC142150364: protein MNLRGEKPYMCSECDKSFTYKSEMNKHRRIHTGEKPFKCSECSKCYTHKSDLVKHQRIHTGEKPFKCSECSKCFTLKTRLAKHRRIHTGEKPFKCSECSKCFDHKTVLIQHQRIHTGEKPFKCSECSKCFSQISTLVKHQKIHTGEKPFNCSECSKCFALKADLIQHQRIHTGEKPYKCSECSKCFTQKTHLTQHRRIHTGEKPFKCSECSKCFTFISALNVHQRIHTGEKPFKCSECSMRFTLKSNLAKHQRIHTGEKPFKCSECSKCFTKKANLAQHQRIHTGEKPFKCSECSKCFALKEDLVKHQRIHTGEKPFKCSECSQQKEHLNDIIYKLDTHLYTCLKRGLLEKEKK from the coding sequence ATGAATCTCAGAGGAGAGAAACCCTATATGTGTTCTGAATGTGACAAaagttttacatataaatcagaAATGAACAAACATcggaggattcacacaggagagaaaccatttaaatgctctgaatgtagcaagtgttatACCCACAAGTcagatcttgtaaaacatcagaggattcacacaggagagaaaccatttaaatgttctgaatgtagcaagtgttttacactTAAGACAAGACTTGCAAAACATcggaggattcacacaggagagaaaccatttaaatgttctgaatgtagcaaatgttttgaCCACAAGACAGTCCTTATacaacatcagaggattcacacaggagagaaaccatttaaatgctcagaatgtagcaagtgttttagccaGATTTCAacacttgttaaacatcagaagattcatacaggagagaaaccatttaattgttctgaatgtagcaaatgttttgccCTCAAGGCAGACCTTATacaacatcagaggattcacacaggagagaaaccatataaaTGCTcagaatgtagcaagtgttttacacaaAAGACACATCTTACACAACATcggaggattcacacaggagagaaaccatttaaatgttctgaatgtagcaagtgttttacctttATTTCAGCTCTTAatgtacatcagaggattcacacaggagagaaaccatttaaatgctctgaatgtagcatgCGTTTTACGCTTAAGTCAAATCTTGcaaaacatcagaggattcacacaggagagaaaccatttaaatgttctgaatgtagcaaatgttttacaaaAAAGGCAAATCTTGCACAACAtcaaaggattcacacaggagagaaaccatttaaatgttctgaatgtagcaaatgttttgccCTCAAGGAAGACCTTGtgaaacatcagaggattcacacaggagagaaaccatttaaatgttctgaatgtagccaGCAAAAGGAACATCTAAATGACATTATCTATAAACTAGACACACATTTATACACGTGTCTAAAACGAGGTCTGCTCGAAAAGGAGAAAAAATAG